Below is a window of Gaiella occulta DNA.
GCCGCCCTCGCGCTCGGCCTCGAGCGCGAGATCGCCGGTGCCGCAGCAGGCGTCCAGCACGCGCTCGCCGGGCTGCACGACCGCCGCCACCGTGTGCCGCCGCCAGCGCCGGTCGAGCCCCGCCGTCATGACGCGGTTCATGACGTCGTAGACGGGTGCGATGCGGTCGAACATGGCGCGGACGCCGTCGGGCGCGAGCGTGCCGGACTCGTGCGTCATCGGGCGCCCCAGCGCGGGATGAGGTCGTTGTCGAGCCCCAGCTGGTCGAGACAGCGGGCGACGACGAAGTCGACGAGGTCGTCGACGGTCTCGGCGCCGTGGTAGAAGCCCGGCGCCGCGAACAGGATCACGGCGCCCGCGTCGTTCAGCGTGGCGAGCCCGCGCAGGTGGATGGACGAGAGCGGCGTCTCGCGCGGCACGAGCACGAGCGTGCGGCGCTCCTTCAGCGCCACCGACGCCGCGCGGTGGATGAGGTTCGCCATCGCGCCGGCGGCGAGCGTGCCGACCGTGGACATCGAGCACGGGCAGACGACGTAGGCGTCGACGCGCGCCGAGCCGCTCGCGTAGGGGCTCTTGTAGTCGTCGATGCCGTACACGGTGACGTGGTCGCGCGCGTCGCCGACGAAGCGCTCGAGCACCTCCTCGCGCGGCAGCGCGGCGTCGCCGTAGAGCTCGGTCGCGATCACCTCGATCCCCGCCGCAGAGGCGACGAGGCCGACCTCGCAGCCCGCGGCCGCGAGCGCCTGCAGCAGGCGGGCCGCGTAGGGGGCGCCGGAGGCGCCGGTGACACCGAGGAACACCCTCATCGCACGCAGGGTAGATGCTCGCCGGCGCCGCGGCACGCGGTCGCCCCGCGCGCCGAGGCGGCTACCCCTTCTTCGGGCCCTTGGAGGCGTCGAGGAAGGCGCCGAGATTGGCGAGGTTCTCCTGCCCGAGGAACGCGTACGAGCCCATCACGCGGTTCCCGTACTGGGCGGGGTTCGTCACGTAGGACTTGAAGAAGTCGGCGCCGCGGTTCTTCGCCCCCACGGCCGAGAGGTCGGGCGCCCCGAGGTTGCCGGCGCCGTTGCCGAGATAGACGTGGCAGTTGAGGCACCCGGACTGCGCGAACAGCTTCGCACCGGCAACGGCCTTCGGGTTGCCCGCGAAGCCCTGCGCCTGGCTCCACGCGGGCACCTTCGCGGCGAGCTCGCTGCCGAGGGCCTCCTCGGCGGTGGCGCCCTTCCAGGTCAGCACGCCCATCGACACGACGACGAGGACCGCGGCGACGAGCGCGACCGGACGGCGCAGCAGGCGGCGCTCGCGGCGCCTGTCGAGGAACGGGAGCCCGACCAGGAGGATGAGCAGCAGCGTCGGGATGCCGACGGTGCCGAGCACGACCGTCTCCGGCCACTTGAAGATGCGCAGGAGGTAGAAGAGGAAGTAGAAGAACCAGTCGGGGCGCGGCACGAAGTTCGTCGTGCCCGGGTCGGCCTTGTCGGTGTAGAGCGGGCCGAGCAGGCCCGGCTCGGTGCCGTCGGCGGTGACCTTCCACACCACGGCGAGGCCGATGATGACGGCGACGACGACGAGCGACATGATCGTGTCGTGGAAGACCGCGTACGGGAAGAAGGGCTTGCCCTCCTTCTGCACGTCCTCCTTGTAGCGCTTGAACTCGGCGCGCTGCTCCTGCTTCAGCTTGCTCGCCACGGGGCTAGCTCGCCTCCTCGGAGGCCGGCTCGCGGATGAGGCCCTCGCGCCCGCCACCGGGCGCGCCCTCGTGCCGCGGACGGCCCGCGGCCACCCTCGACCACGGCGGCGAGGTGACGCCGAGCCGGACGACGAGGTACATGTGCAGGCCGATCAGCGCCATGATCCCACCCGGCAGCAGCAGCATGTGGATGGAGTAGAACTTCGACAGCGTGTCGCTCCCGATGTTCGCGCCTCCCTGCAGGAACTGCGCCAGGAAGGGCCCGGCGATCGGCGCCGTGGCGTTGAGGTTGATGCCGACGACCGTCGCCCAGTACGCCGTCTGGTCCCACGGCAGCAGGTAGCCGGTGAAGCCCTCGGCCATGCCGGTGACGAGCAGGAGCACGCCGAGGATCCAGTTCAGCTCGCGCGGGTACTTGTAGGCGCCGAACAGGAACGTCCGCGCCATGTGCAGGAACATGAGGATGATGAACAGGCTGGCGCCCCACTTGTGCATGCCGCGCACGAGCCACCCGAGCGTGACGTCGTTCGTGATGTGCTGGATCGACTCGTAGGCCCGGTCCGGGTCGGGCTTGTAGTACATCGCGAGGAAGACGCCCGTCGTCGCCTGCACGAGGAAGGCGGTCAGCGTCGCCGACCCGAGGGTCTGCATCCAGTTGACGTCGCGCGGGACGTTGCGGAAGAGGAGGTACTTGACCCCGCCGACGAGGCCGGTGCGCTCCTCCACCCAGTCGAGCGGGGCGAGGGCGGCCGCTTCGAGCTGCGCCCTGCGTGCGGACCTGGCCATGATCAGGACCCCGGCACCGGTATGGGGTAGAGCCAGCGCTCGATCCCGTCGACGTGCACACCGGGATACGCCCTGCGGTACTTCGCGATCCTCGCGCCGGCGCCGGCGCCTTCGACGGTGCCCACGCTGAACGGCCTACCGATGATCAGGTTGCCGTTGACGATCGAGAACTCGAAGCGGTCGAGCGACCGCACCGGCGGCCCCGCCGTGCGGTTGCCCTCGCCGTCGTACTGGCCGCCGTGGCACGGGCAGCCGAAGCTGGCCGCCAGCACCGGCTGCAGCTCGACGGCGGGCCCGCCGGGCGGCGTGTACTCCTTCCTGTCCTGCTCCTGGATGGGGCCGTTCGGC
It encodes the following:
- a CDS encoding UbiX family flavin prenyltransferase; translated protein: MRVFLGVTGASGAPYAARLLQALAAAGCEVGLVASAAGIEVIATELYGDAALPREEVLERFVGDARDHVTVYGIDDYKSPYASGSARVDAYVVCPCSMSTVGTLAAGAMANLIHRAASVALKERRTLVLVPRETPLSSIHLRGLATLNDAGAVILFAAPGFYHGAETVDDLVDFVVARCLDQLGLDNDLIPRWGAR
- a CDS encoding c-type cytochrome, with protein sequence MASKLKQEQRAEFKRYKEDVQKEGKPFFPYAVFHDTIMSLVVVAVIIGLAVVWKVTADGTEPGLLGPLYTDKADPGTTNFVPRPDWFFYFLFYLLRIFKWPETVVLGTVGIPTLLLILLVGLPFLDRRRERRLLRRPVALVAAVLVVVSMGVLTWKGATAEEALGSELAAKVPAWSQAQGFAGNPKAVAGAKLFAQSGCLNCHVYLGNGAGNLGAPDLSAVGAKNRGADFFKSYVTNPAQYGNRVMGSYAFLGQENLANLGAFLDASKGPKKG
- a CDS encoding cytochrome b; translation: MARSARRAQLEAAALAPLDWVEERTGLVGGVKYLLFRNVPRDVNWMQTLGSATLTAFLVQATTGVFLAMYYKPDPDRAYESIQHITNDVTLGWLVRGMHKWGASLFIILMFLHMARTFLFGAYKYPRELNWILGVLLLVTGMAEGFTGYLLPWDQTAYWATVVGINLNATAPIAGPFLAQFLQGGANIGSDTLSKFYSIHMLLLPGGIMALIGLHMYLVVRLGVTSPPWSRVAAGRPRHEGAPGGGREGLIREPASEEAS